The DNA region TCGACCAGCGGAGTCTCTTCGACCCGGCAGCGGCCAAGCGTATCGTGACGATGTGGGTGTTGACGCCGTCGCTGGCGGTTGTGACATCGTATCCGGTGTTCGCGTTCCTGTTGTAAGTGGGCCCTCCGACAGTGGTAATTGAACAGGCCCACGACCTAAGCAGGTGTTTCACGGGCTGTCGACGGTTCGGCAGCGAACGGCGTCGCCGTTCCACTTTCAGTTTCACTCTCCACCTCCGGCTCACCTCCTTTTGCGGGCCGGCCAAAGCGACACACATGGGTAAAACAGACGACGAAGCAATCCGTATCACGGGAACGCCAGCCCGACGACGGAACTGGACGACCATCGTCCTCGAGGAACAATCAGATGGCCGCTGGCTAGCGACCCAGACCGGCGTCGCTGTCACAGGGCACGGCGAGACGGCGGCAGAGGCCGCTCGCGAGTACTGTCGACAGATATCTGAGAGTGACGATACGTAGAGCCGTCAGCGAGAAACCCGTGTGACAGGCCCGTCCCGACTACGGTCGGGAGTTGCTCGGGAGGGACTGGAGGAACTCACCGAATACAGATTGACAGTGCTCACAGAGTGTGTAGGTTGCGTACGCGGGCAGTTCGTCCCCAACGCGCCGATAGAGTTCGATACCGAGTCCGGCCCGGGGAGTCCTGTCCGTACAGAAACTGCAGGTCGAGGCTGCCGTCTGGTAGGCGTCGCCGATCGACGAGTCCGTCCGGATCGAGGGTTCTCTGTGTGGGTGCCAGCTGGTGAGCAGCGCGACCACCTCACTCGCACAGTCCGGACAGAGCGTGAGGCCGCCGTCGTTCGGGACACCGGCCGGAACGGACGTCGACTCGCTGGGATAGCACTGGAGGGCGAGTAGTCGCTCGGTCAACAGACAGTCACAGAACGTACACGACACCGTCCGCGAGTCGATTCCGGACGGCTGGCTCGGGTGGCTGCTCATAGGCGTGCTATGTCTGTGTTCCACATAGAACTGCGTCAGACAGCCGTCATCTGCTGGCAATGTATACGGAGTATATATCTGTATACGTTCGAGAAACGACAGGCAGCCTGCAGTTCGGAGAGAGACGGCCGAAGGAATTACCGCTGGACATCGAACGATTCAGCCAGTTCCGCTCGCATGAATTCCCGGTGGAGCTCCAGACGCTGGCCAGCACCAGACACTCATCGTCTCCAGTGAACCCTCGTGGACAAGCAGGCTCCGAATGGGCCGACCGCACTGAAATCTTTGTACCACGCACTGTGAATAGCGATATGACACTCGCTCCCGCTGTGGTTATTCTTCCAGCGTTCACTGACGCGGAGTACACGGGTGAGGCGTCAGAGGTAGCCCCCTGGCACGAACGATACGACTTCGACCAGCAGGTAGATATCGCCGGATGCAATCACGAGCTACAGTATGCCAGTGACCACGACATCGCCCTCGTCCCGACCGGAATCGGCAAGAGTGCGGCTGCCACGACGGTCGCCGCGCTCGCCGCTGGTGACGAGGTTACACTCGACGATGCGACGATACTGACAGTCGGTATTGCCGGCTGCAATCCTGCTGCCGGGACACTGGGCAGTGTCTTCGTCACGGATCGGGTCGTCGACGGCGATATCAAACTCCGTATCGGCGAGACCACGCGTCGGATGCAGTGGCTCGTCGATGAGTACGTCTGGGAACTCAACACCGAACTCGTCGACCGTGCGGTTGGGGCTTCACAGAACGTTTCGCTGGCCGATAGTGAGCGTGCCCAGGCAATTCGAACCGACTACGACGACAGCCGGTCACCGACTGTCGACACTGGTGTGACTGTCTGTGGCGACGAGGTCTATCACGGGACAACCGCAGCCACACAGGTTGGGCAACTCTGTGCGTCGTATGGTATCACCGAGTTCGCGACGACAGAGATGGAGGACGCTGGGACG from Haloarcula salinisoli includes:
- a CDS encoding purine nucleoside permease; translation: MTLAPAVVILPAFTDAEYTGEASEVAPWHERYDFDQQVDIAGCNHELQYASDHDIALVPTGIGKSAAATTVAALAAGDEVTLDDATILTVGIAGCNPAAGTLGSVFVTDRVVDGDIKLRIGETTRRMQWLVDEYVWELNTELVDRAVGASQNVSLADSERAQAIRTDYDDSRSPTVDTGVTVCGDEVYHGTTAATQVGQLCASYGITEFATTEMEDAGTVTALERFGLLDQYISVRAASNFDREPAGGDPTESIERDVFELGAENAVRVGHAIVQELLA